In Candidatus Methylacidiphilales bacterium, one DNA window encodes the following:
- the rplF gene encoding 50S ribosomal protein L6, translating to MSRIGKKPIEIPSDVKLNVIDNLVNIEGPKGKLSYTLPPQITLKLDGSRAYLENKGETRQHKAWHGLARAIIANHIIGVRQGFKKDLQIEGVGFKSAVQGKTLVLNLGFSHPINYEIPEGIKITVTDSVNISVEGIDKQKVGAVAADIRRFYPPEPYKGKGIRYVGEYIRRKQGKTAQSK from the coding sequence ATGTCTCGAATAGGCAAGAAACCGATAGAGATCCCGAGTGACGTAAAACTGAACGTCATAGATAACCTTGTGAATATCGAAGGACCGAAAGGTAAACTCAGTTACACATTGCCTCCTCAAATTACCCTTAAACTCGATGGATCACGTGCTTACCTAGAAAATAAAGGAGAAACCCGTCAGCACAAAGCTTGGCATGGGCTCGCTCGAGCTATAATTGCTAATCATATTATTGGTGTGCGACAGGGTTTCAAAAAAGATCTTCAAATCGAAGGAGTGGGATTTAAGTCAGCGGTTCAAGGCAAGACACTGGTCCTCAATCTTGGTTTTTCCCACCCAATCAACTATGAGATTCCGGAAGGGATAAAGATAACCGTCACGGATAGCGTGAACATCAGTGTCGAAGGCATAGATAAGCAGAAAGTGGGAGCTGTTGCTGCTGACATCAGGAGATTTTATCCTCCAGAACCCTATAAAGGGAAGGGCATACGCTACGTCGGTGAATATATCCGTCGCAAACAAGGGAAAACAGCTCAAAGCAAATAA
- the map gene encoding type I methionyl aminopeptidase, whose product MAQIPIKREPEIQAMRESGALAATILEQLKNLLAPGVTTREIDQAAADLMREYGVKSAFYGYRKFPGHICIGINEEVVHGIGSSRRIQYGDIVKIDVGILHNGWIGDTAATIPIGEISADIARLITATEEALYHGIAAARAGARVGDISHSIESYIKKHRFSVVREFVGHGVGRHIHEEPQVPNFGQPHTGPILKPGMTLAIEPMVNLGTPDVRILADGWTAVTRDGLPSAHFEHTIVITEKEAEILTCLPTQKISKSKAPSLKS is encoded by the coding sequence ATGGCACAAATTCCAATAAAGCGCGAACCAGAAATCCAAGCCATGCGAGAAAGCGGAGCCCTGGCAGCGACCATCCTTGAGCAACTCAAAAATCTTCTCGCTCCAGGAGTCACTACGCGTGAGATTGATCAGGCTGCTGCTGACCTTATGCGCGAATACGGCGTTAAAAGCGCGTTCTACGGTTATCGAAAGTTTCCCGGCCACATCTGCATAGGCATCAATGAAGAAGTCGTCCACGGTATCGGCAGCTCGCGCCGCATCCAATATGGCGACATTGTAAAAATAGATGTCGGCATCCTGCATAACGGGTGGATAGGAGACACCGCGGCGACCATTCCCATCGGAGAAATTTCCGCCGACATCGCGCGACTCATCACAGCGACTGAAGAAGCTCTCTATCACGGCATTGCTGCGGCGCGCGCAGGGGCTCGGGTGGGAGATATATCTCATAGCATTGAATCTTATATCAAAAAACACCGCTTCTCCGTCGTAAGAGAATTTGTCGGGCATGGCGTCGGTCGTCACATTCATGAAGAGCCTCAAGTGCCAAATTTTGGTCAACCTCACACAGGTCCTATACTCAAGCCTGGAATGACACTGGCCATCGAGCCGATGGTAAACTTAGGCACGCCAGATGTTCGCATCCTCGCTGATGGATGGACAGCTGTCACTCGAGATGGACTTCCATCAGCTCATTTTGAACACACCATTGTCATCACCGAAAAAGAAGCGGAGATCCTCACATGTCTGCCAACTCAGAAAATATCCAAATCGAAGGCACCGTCGTTGAAGTCATGA
- the rpsE gene encoding 30S ribosomal protein S5: MDKVVHINRTTKVVKGGRRFGFSALVVVGDRKGKVGVGFGKANEVADAVRKATENATKRLYDIVLKDGTIPHAVEAHFDGGYVLLRPASPGTGIIAGAGVRAVCEAAGVRDVLAKSLGSANPFNVVHATLHALCRLRSPEEIYTLRGKKWKASSSISSDNHTNDSSSQSTP, translated from the coding sequence ATAGATAAAGTTGTTCACATCAATCGCACCACGAAAGTTGTCAAGGGCGGTCGGCGCTTCGGATTTAGCGCTCTAGTCGTAGTCGGTGATCGCAAAGGTAAAGTCGGGGTGGGCTTTGGTAAAGCCAATGAGGTTGCTGACGCCGTTCGCAAGGCGACTGAGAATGCGACCAAAAGGCTCTATGATATTGTGCTCAAGGATGGCACTATTCCTCACGCCGTAGAGGCACACTTTGATGGAGGTTACGTTCTGCTTCGTCCTGCATCTCCTGGGACGGGTATTATCGCTGGAGCAGGAGTCAGAGCAGTCTGTGAAGCTGCAGGAGTGCGAGATGTGTTAGCTAAATCGCTTGGGTCAGCTAACCCGTTTAATGTTGTCCACGCCACTCTTCATGCGCTCTGCAGGTTGAGATCTCCGGAGGAGATCTACACCCTTAGGGGAAAAAAGTGGAAAGCCTCTTCATCGATATCGTCTGATAACCACACGAACGATTCGTCATCTCAATCTACTCCATAA
- the rpsQ gene encoding 30S ribosomal protein S17 has translation MNNDNIDVPASATTRKPVVKERVGEVISDKMDKTIVVRVARRIAHPRYRKIITVHKNYYAHDEKNEARVGDIVRIRETRPLSRLKRWQLVSIDKKAEPSSSTVQEVNL, from the coding sequence ATGAATAATGACAATATCGATGTCCCAGCTTCGGCAACGACGCGCAAGCCTGTAGTAAAAGAGCGCGTTGGAGAGGTTATCTCTGATAAAATGGACAAGACGATTGTCGTGAGGGTAGCTCGTCGGATTGCACATCCTCGCTACCGTAAAATTATCACGGTGCATAAGAACTACTATGCGCATGATGAGAAGAATGAAGCGCGGGTAGGTGATATTGTAAGAATTCGTGAGACACGACCGCTGAGTCGCCTCAAGCGATGGCAGCTTGTGTCTATTGACAAAAAGGCAGAACCCTCTTCTTCGACAGTTCAGGAGGTAAATCTATGA
- the rpsC gene encoding 30S ribosomal protein S3 has protein sequence MGQKVNPIGFRVGVHRNWRSMWYANKKQFSEFLIEDYRIRQFLKKKLREAAVSKVFIERSGNRLRVNIFSARPGLVIGRKAAELDNLKRMIAEIVDPSREIFVEVKEVKTPELDAQLVAENIAMQIERRISHRRAMKKAVQSAQEAGAIGIRVKVSGRLGGAEIARSEQYLEGKVPLHTLRADVDYGFAEANTVAGKIGIKVWICRKEDVLLTV, from the coding sequence ATGGGACAAAAAGTTAACCCAATCGGTTTTCGAGTCGGCGTCCATCGCAACTGGCGCTCTATGTGGTATGCAAATAAAAAGCAATTCTCGGAATTTCTCATCGAGGATTACCGCATTCGCCAGTTCTTGAAGAAGAAGCTTCGTGAAGCAGCGGTCTCTAAAGTCTTCATCGAGCGATCTGGTAATCGTCTTCGAGTGAATATCTTTTCGGCACGACCTGGGCTTGTGATCGGGAGAAAGGCAGCTGAACTCGACAATCTTAAAAGGATGATTGCTGAGATTGTTGATCCCTCGCGTGAGATTTTCGTAGAGGTGAAGGAAGTTAAGACTCCTGAGCTCGATGCGCAACTGGTTGCAGAGAATATCGCGATGCAAATCGAACGGCGTATTTCACACCGACGAGCTATGAAAAAAGCTGTGCAATCCGCTCAAGAAGCTGGTGCTATCGGAATTCGTGTTAAAGTGTCTGGACGTCTTGGTGGCGCTGAGATTGCACGTTCTGAGCAATACCTCGAAGGGAAAGTTCCATTACACACACTTCGAGCAGATGTGGATTATGGATTTGCTGAAGCCAATACAGTGGCTGGCAAAATTGGAATCAAAGTCTGGATTTGTCGGAAGGAGGATGTCTTATTGACAGTGTAA
- the rplO gene encoding 50S ribosomal protein L15 → MKLPQLSNKPGARHRKKRLGCGESSGHGKTSGKGHKGQKARSGGSIRLGFEGGQMPLIRRIPKRGFNNARFATRYAPVNLKAIEERGLTGIIDEAVLRQHGLVNGRWDGVKILAQGEIKQPLQFKVHAVSAAARAKIEAVGGTVEIISK, encoded by the coding sequence ATGAAACTTCCACAACTCAGCAACAAACCTGGTGCTCGACACCGCAAAAAACGACTCGGATGTGGCGAAAGCTCTGGTCACGGCAAGACTAGCGGAAAAGGACATAAAGGCCAAAAGGCTCGATCGGGTGGGAGCATACGATTGGGATTTGAAGGGGGGCAGATGCCCCTCATACGCCGCATTCCTAAGAGAGGGTTTAACAATGCACGGTTTGCTACTCGATACGCGCCCGTTAACTTAAAAGCGATAGAGGAACGCGGACTTACGGGGATAATAGATGAAGCGGTTCTCCGTCAACATGGACTTGTGAATGGCCGTTGGGATGGCGTCAAAATTCTAGCTCAAGGAGAAATAAAGCAACCGCTTCAATTCAAAGTTCATGCTGTCAGTGCAGCGGCGCGAGCTAAGATAGAAGCCGTGGGAGGAACGGTCGAAATTATTTCGAAATAA
- the rplP gene encoding 50S ribosomal protein L16: MLPKRVKYRKSQRGSRAGNATRGTTIAFGSYALQALGRGWIKNTQLEAARVAITRNMRRKGKLWIRVFPDKSVTKRPPETRMGKGKGAPEFWVAVVRPGNILFELDGLTEAAARECFRLAASKLSVRTRFIDRTTQLGY, encoded by the coding sequence ATGTTACCCAAACGCGTAAAGTATCGAAAGAGTCAACGAGGGAGTCGCGCAGGAAACGCAACTCGTGGAACAACGATAGCCTTTGGATCCTATGCCCTGCAGGCACTTGGGCGGGGGTGGATTAAAAATACACAACTTGAGGCGGCTCGTGTCGCCATCACTCGGAATATGCGGCGTAAGGGCAAGCTATGGATCCGCGTCTTTCCTGACAAATCAGTCACTAAGCGTCCCCCTGAGACTCGTATGGGTAAGGGGAAAGGAGCACCTGAATTTTGGGTGGCAGTCGTAAGGCCGGGGAATATCCTCTTTGAATTGGACGGGCTTACTGAGGCTGCTGCGAGGGAGTGTTTCCGTCTTGCAGCCAGCAAGTTATCTGTGCGAACGCGTTTTATTGATCGCACTACTCAACTTGGATATTAA
- the rplN gene encoding 50S ribosomal protein L14, with translation MIQIRSWLTVADNTGAKQATMIGVVGRKSLTARVGDIITANIKEAAPDGTVKKSDVVRAVVVRTKHPIRRSDGSYLRFDSNAIVVIDKDMNPRGTRIFGPVARELRDKNFMKIISLAPEVV, from the coding sequence ATGATTCAGATTCGTTCATGGCTCACTGTTGCTGATAACACAGGCGCAAAGCAAGCAACTATGATTGGTGTGGTAGGCCGAAAATCTCTTACTGCACGCGTCGGAGACATCATAACGGCCAACATTAAAGAAGCAGCTCCAGATGGCACGGTGAAAAAGAGTGATGTAGTCCGTGCAGTAGTGGTGCGCACAAAGCATCCGATTCGACGTAGCGACGGTTCGTATCTTCGCTTTGACTCCAACGCGATTGTGGTGATAGATAAGGATATGAATCCCCGTGGCACGCGTATTTTTGGTCCAGTTGCAAGGGAGCTGCGTGATAAGAACTTTATGAAAATTATCTCTCTTGCACCAGAGGTCGTCTGA
- the rpsH gene encoding 30S ribosomal protein S8: MQTDPISDFITCLRNAVRAHLVEVTVPHSRVKGQIARVLKEEGYLSDVEIIPNGKKPLLKVRLRVEGKRYALTDIQRESKPGLRRYVSCKEIPRVLGGMGIAVLSTPKGIITGHKAKKLGLGGELLLTVH; encoded by the coding sequence ATGCAAACCGATCCCATATCTGACTTCATTACTTGCCTCCGTAACGCGGTGCGAGCACATCTAGTTGAAGTTACAGTTCCCCATTCCCGCGTAAAAGGGCAAATTGCCCGAGTCTTAAAAGAAGAGGGTTACCTGAGTGATGTTGAGATCATACCCAACGGCAAAAAGCCGCTTCTCAAAGTCCGTCTTCGAGTGGAAGGTAAGAGATACGCGCTCACGGACATTCAACGTGAAAGTAAGCCTGGCCTTCGACGTTACGTCTCCTGCAAGGAAATACCTCGAGTTCTAGGTGGTATGGGTATTGCAGTATTATCAACTCCTAAAGGCATCATAACTGGCCATAAAGCTAAAAAATTAGGGTTAGGAGGAGAATTACTACTCACCGTCCATTAA
- the rplX gene encoding 50S ribosomal protein L24, whose translation MRKAQLAPRRHRVHVKKGQEVIVISGVHKNKKGKVLEVLTKKNRVIVEGVNIVTKAVKPNPKNPKGGFVQREAPIHASKVMDVKKYEERFQRKRAAKSK comes from the coding sequence ATGAGAAAAGCGCAGCTAGCTCCCAGGCGGCACCGTGTTCACGTCAAGAAAGGTCAAGAGGTGATTGTTATATCCGGTGTTCACAAAAATAAGAAAGGCAAAGTGCTGGAGGTGCTTACTAAGAAGAACCGTGTGATCGTCGAAGGAGTAAATATTGTCACGAAGGCAGTTAAGCCCAACCCAAAAAATCCTAAGGGCGGTTTTGTGCAACGAGAAGCGCCAATCCACGCCTCAAAGGTCATGGATGTTAAAAAATACGAAGAGCGATTTCAAAGAAAAAGAGCAGCCAAATCTAAATAA
- the rplE gene encoding 50S ribosomal protein L5 → MNARANFDRLYREKIVPSLMESGRYSNINEIPKIEKIVVNCCIGSTEEKTALEDAEKDIAAITGQKPVQTKAKKAISNFKLKKNQPIGLKVTLRGRMMYEFMERLIVMALPRIRDFRGVSARAFDGHGNYTLGIKDHTIFPEIELDKVKRNIGMDITFVTTARNDERAKELLQLFGMPFSDRNRNLQTTAK, encoded by the coding sequence ATGAACGCTAGGGCAAATTTTGATCGCCTTTATCGAGAAAAAATCGTTCCAAGCTTAATGGAGTCTGGGCGTTATTCCAACATTAACGAAATACCTAAGATCGAGAAGATTGTTGTAAATTGTTGCATCGGCTCGACGGAAGAAAAGACAGCTCTTGAAGACGCTGAAAAAGATATAGCTGCGATAACTGGTCAAAAACCTGTGCAAACAAAAGCGAAGAAAGCCATATCCAACTTTAAGCTCAAGAAAAATCAACCGATTGGCCTAAAAGTGACTTTACGCGGGCGGATGATGTATGAGTTTATGGAGCGGCTCATTGTAATGGCGCTTCCTCGTATTCGTGATTTTCGAGGGGTCTCTGCACGAGCATTTGACGGTCACGGAAATTATACCCTGGGTATCAAAGATCATACGATATTTCCAGAAATTGAGCTCGATAAAGTTAAAAGAAATATAGGGATGGACATCACATTCGTAACTACGGCAAGGAATGACGAGCGGGCTAAGGAGTTATTACAGCTCTTCGGCATGCCTTTTTCCGATCGAAATAGAAATCTACAAACTACTGCTAAATAA
- the infA gene encoding translation initiation factor IF-1, with translation MSANSENIQIEGTVVEVMNHNLLRVSLSNGHRILCHAAGEMRLNFIKVLPGDKVLVELSPYDLTRGRVISRK, from the coding sequence ATGTCTGCCAACTCAGAAAATATCCAAATCGAAGGCACCGTCGTTGAAGTCATGAATCACAACCTTCTACGCGTAAGCCTTTCGAACGGTCATCGCATTCTCTGCCATGCTGCAGGGGAAATGCGGTTAAATTTTATAAAAGTCTTGCCCGGCGATAAAGTTTTGGTAGAACTTTCACCCTATGATTTGACCCGAGGTCGTGTCATCAGTAGAAAGTAA
- the rpsS gene encoding 30S ribosomal protein S19, with amino-acid sequence MGRSLKKGPFVDDHLLEKIEKMNNSGVKKPIKTWSRRSMITPDFVGHTFLVHNGKIFHSVFVTENMVGHRLGEFSPTRTFKKHGAHTEKAVAK; translated from the coding sequence ATGGGTAGAAGTCTTAAAAAAGGTCCATTTGTAGATGATCATCTTCTGGAGAAAATAGAGAAGATGAACAACTCTGGAGTAAAGAAGCCAATAAAGACTTGGTCTCGCAGGTCAATGATTACGCCGGATTTTGTCGGCCACACTTTTCTTGTGCACAACGGCAAGATATTCCATTCAGTTTTTGTGACGGAGAACATGGTCGGGCATCGGCTTGGAGAGTTTTCGCCAACCCGAACCTTTAAGAAGCACGGAGCGCATACTGAAAAGGCTGTTGCTAAGTAG
- the secY gene encoding preprotein translocase subunit SecY: protein MFSAFSNCFKIPELRQRILFTLAVIVIARVGAAIPVPGVNSTILGMFFESVVDQQAQGSVIGLFNLFSGGALENCAIFSLSVMPYITASIMMQLLTAIVPSLGKLSREEGGRQKITQYSRLLTLVFCVFQGYLLAIGFEKPESIPLLKGIQEIILREGTPLVSDSGPLFRFTTILSLTTGTMLLMWLGEQITDKGIGNGISIIITVGILAQLPAALIQAWNKITAGSVVTSPLLVVALLGFLFAVIAATVAITQAIRKVTVQYAKQIRGNKIFGGQSSYLPLKLNYAGVMPVIFAQSIILFPSTVLSIIPNMPIGIQQFINNLTHGWMYYVLYGLMIFFFSYFWVAMVFNPVQIAEDLKKNNGAIPGVRPGEGTAMFLDHAMTRLTFAGAVFLAFIAILPLIIHHNLKIPNVTAQFFGGTSLLIVVGVVLDVMRQMETYLLQRHYDGFLKKGRIRGRSAFQATTQSRTVDDTTLVWIYALIGILVIAGITIALSSK from the coding sequence ATGTTTTCGGCTTTTTCAAATTGCTTCAAGATTCCAGAGCTTCGCCAACGCATCCTCTTTACTCTTGCGGTGATAGTTATCGCACGGGTCGGGGCTGCGATACCGGTGCCCGGTGTTAACTCCACGATATTGGGAATGTTCTTTGAGAGTGTTGTTGATCAACAAGCTCAAGGCTCAGTCATTGGTCTTTTCAATCTTTTCAGCGGGGGAGCGCTTGAAAACTGCGCTATTTTTTCTCTCAGTGTAATGCCCTACATCACTGCAAGCATCATGATGCAACTTCTCACGGCAATCGTGCCTAGTCTCGGCAAACTTTCGAGAGAAGAAGGGGGGCGTCAGAAAATCACTCAGTATTCGCGCCTCTTGACGCTTGTTTTTTGCGTTTTCCAAGGCTACCTTTTGGCCATTGGTTTTGAAAAGCCCGAAAGCATTCCACTTCTCAAAGGGATTCAAGAGATCATCCTGAGAGAAGGGACACCCTTGGTTTCTGATTCTGGCCCGCTTTTTCGGTTTACTACAATTCTTAGCTTAACGACTGGCACCATGCTCCTCATGTGGCTGGGAGAACAAATCACTGATAAGGGAATAGGAAACGGCATCTCAATTATCATTACCGTAGGTATCCTTGCTCAGCTTCCTGCAGCGCTGATCCAAGCTTGGAATAAAATCACGGCAGGAAGTGTTGTGACGAGCCCCCTTTTAGTTGTCGCACTACTCGGTTTTCTTTTTGCCGTCATTGCTGCCACCGTCGCTATCACACAAGCAATACGGAAGGTTACAGTCCAATATGCTAAACAAATACGCGGAAACAAAATTTTCGGAGGCCAGTCTTCCTATCTTCCTCTGAAGCTGAATTATGCAGGTGTGATGCCAGTGATTTTTGCACAATCTATCATTCTCTTTCCGAGCACAGTTCTAAGCATCATTCCAAACATGCCCATCGGCATTCAGCAATTCATCAATAACCTCACCCACGGCTGGATGTATTACGTCCTCTATGGGCTAATGATCTTTTTCTTCTCCTATTTCTGGGTAGCGATGGTCTTTAATCCTGTTCAGATCGCAGAAGATCTTAAGAAGAACAATGGAGCTATCCCGGGTGTGCGTCCAGGAGAAGGCACTGCTATGTTCCTTGATCATGCTATGACGCGGCTAACCTTTGCTGGCGCTGTTTTTCTTGCCTTCATTGCCATCTTGCCATTAATCATCCATCATAATCTTAAAATCCCCAACGTCACGGCTCAATTCTTCGGAGGCACAAGTCTCCTGATTGTGGTGGGAGTAGTGCTAGACGTCATGAGGCAAATGGAAACCTACCTTCTCCAACGTCATTATGACGGTTTCCTCAAAAAGGGGCGTATCCGCGGGCGTTCTGCGTTTCAAGCCACTACACAAAGCCGGACTGTCGACGATACTACACTGGTGTGGATTTACGCGCTGATTGGTATCCTCGTCATAGCTGGCATCACCATCGCGCTTTCTAGCAAGTAA
- the rpmC gene encoding 50S ribosomal protein L29, translating to MKLQELRALSDAEIRSKCQEARQELFNLRIQKVTGQLEKPHRIRELKKIIARGKTILRERELKKT from the coding sequence ATGAAGCTCCAGGAATTACGCGCGCTATCTGATGCAGAGATAAGAAGTAAATGCCAGGAGGCTAGACAAGAGCTGTTTAACCTTCGGATACAGAAAGTCACAGGGCAGCTGGAGAAGCCACATCGCATTAGAGAGCTTAAAAAGATTATTGCACGTGGGAAAACTATCTTGAGGGAACGAGAGCTTAAGAAAACGTAA
- the rplV gene encoding 50S ribosomal protein L22 gives MEVKSIYRYARISAFKARDVARAIQGEPAILALRRLEYYPKKAARLIYQTLKSAIANAENNHNLLPETLYIREATIGEGPSFKRYQPKARGSAGPIIKRTSHIRIVLTDQPPVTKPSASKSKKSTKKTESSDTSN, from the coding sequence ATGGAAGTGAAATCTATTTACCGTTACGCGCGTATCTCAGCATTCAAAGCTCGAGATGTCGCTCGTGCTATACAAGGAGAGCCTGCTATTCTTGCATTGCGGCGGCTTGAATATTATCCTAAGAAAGCAGCGCGTCTGATCTACCAGACGCTGAAATCAGCGATCGCAAATGCAGAGAATAATCATAATCTGCTGCCTGAGACGCTCTACATTCGCGAGGCAACTATTGGTGAAGGGCCGAGTTTCAAACGTTACCAACCCAAAGCGCGAGGCAGTGCTGGGCCAATAATAAAGCGCACGAGTCATATCCGCATTGTGCTGACGGACCAGCCTCCAGTAACTAAGCCGTCAGCAAGCAAATCCAAAAAGTCAACGAAAAAAACTGAATCATCTGACACTTCAAACTAA
- a CDS encoding type Z 30S ribosomal protein S14, with the protein MAKKSWIAKQKRTPKFRTRAYNRCKISGRRRAYIRKFGVSRIQFRELAQWGEIPGVMKASW; encoded by the coding sequence ATGGCTAAGAAATCCTGGATCGCTAAACAAAAACGCACACCCAAGTTTAGGACGCGCGCTTATAACCGCTGCAAAATTTCTGGCCGTCGTAGGGCCTATATCCGTAAATTTGGGGTCAGCCGTATACAATTTAGGGAGCTCGCCCAGTGGGGGGAAATACCAGGCGTAATGAAAGCAAGTTGGTAG
- the rpmJ gene encoding 50S ribosomal protein L36, with translation MKVRASVKRKTADCQIVRRKGRIYVINKKNPRLKKRQG, from the coding sequence ATGAAAGTCCGCGCATCCGTCAAAAGAAAGACAGCTGATTGTCAAATCGTCCGACGCAAAGGGCGAATCTACGTTATTAATAAAAAGAACCCTCGCCTCAAAAAGAGGCAAGGGTAA
- the rplR gene encoding 50S ribosomal protein L18: MRISRRIVRKRIHKRIRKKISGTAKRPRLSVAFSGKHIYTQIINDEAGVTLASAATTEKELRAKKLSANVNSARVIGTLIAQRAKEKNIHQVVFDRGGFIYHGKVKALADAAREAGLEF; the protein is encoded by the coding sequence ATGCGCATATCCCGTCGCATTGTTCGCAAACGCATCCACAAAAGAATTCGAAAAAAAATCAGTGGCACCGCAAAGCGCCCACGCCTTAGTGTGGCTTTTTCTGGCAAGCACATCTACACTCAGATCATCAATGATGAAGCCGGCGTGACCTTAGCGAGTGCGGCTACTACTGAAAAGGAACTACGCGCAAAAAAATTATCTGCCAACGTCAATAGCGCAAGGGTCATTGGCACCCTTATTGCTCAGCGAGCAAAAGAAAAAAACATCCATCAAGTCGTTTTTGACCGAGGCGGATTTATCTACCATGGAAAAGTTAAAGCGCTCGCCGATGCGGCACGTGAGGCTGGATTAGAATTTTAA
- a CDS encoding rod shape-determining protein MreC, whose product MKPEEGASQGTSLHDDSAAKVSSSEADPSSIPTLNKLSTDGARDAREDLQIPILGVTEDSIESKAEAIARSVQDALQAVDVPRDSLELMNYDQLLAYAHRLRDALILANAEAEFFRQQWQQQRLANEAMGIDILTGDAQALQQRLVQAVKELYNTEQERRQAIKALDELSKASLNLIRSGSGYNPMLRAQFEQTYRSAQRLIEGKGASPIPMAQSLADAQIVGVNLDLKTVIINVGSSHGVEVGMPFYVLRNDIVIGSIKVLQTRETISAAVIEEVRGNEIFKTKDRVILAVQKAEAKLPSDKLKIPKKKFSNTK is encoded by the coding sequence TTGAAGCCGGAAGAAGGCGCTTCACAGGGAACGTCTTTGCACGATGATTCGGCTGCAAAGGTGAGTTCTAGTGAAGCGGATCCTTCTTCGATTCCAACACTCAATAAACTATCCACTGATGGGGCAAGAGACGCCCGGGAGGATCTGCAAATTCCTATCTTGGGAGTGACCGAGGATAGTATTGAGAGTAAAGCCGAAGCGATTGCTCGGTCGGTGCAAGATGCACTGCAGGCGGTAGATGTGCCCCGCGATAGTCTGGAGTTGATGAATTACGATCAGCTTCTGGCCTATGCGCATCGCCTTAGAGATGCGCTTATATTGGCTAATGCTGAGGCGGAGTTTTTTCGTCAACAATGGCAACAACAACGCCTGGCAAATGAAGCTATGGGCATTGATATTCTCACTGGAGATGCTCAAGCTTTACAGCAACGGCTCGTGCAAGCTGTTAAAGAATTATACAATACAGAACAAGAGCGGCGTCAGGCGATCAAAGCCCTTGATGAATTGTCAAAAGCTAGTCTAAATTTGATTCGTTCGGGTTCAGGTTATAACCCGATGCTGCGGGCACAGTTTGAACAGACTTATCGCAGTGCACAAAGATTAATTGAAGGGAAAGGGGCTAGCCCTATACCGATGGCACAAAGCCTAGCAGATGCGCAAATTGTCGGCGTTAACCTTGATCTTAAGACGGTGATTATCAACGTCGGATCAAGCCATGGAGTCGAAGTAGGCATGCCCTTCTACGTGCTTCGAAATGATATAGTAATTGGCAGTATCAAGGTCTTGCAGACCCGTGAGACTATCTCTGCTGCTGTGATTGAGGAAGTGAGAGGAAACGAAATCTTCAAAACGAAAGATCGAGTGATTCTCGCTGTCCAAAAAGCAGAGGCTAAGCTGCCATCCGATAAGCTCAAAATTCCGAAAAAGAAATTTTCCAATACAAAATAA